From Oncorhynchus tshawytscha isolate Ot180627B linkage group LG11, Otsh_v2.0, whole genome shotgun sequence, the proteins below share one genomic window:
- the LOC112234387 gene encoding uncharacterized protein LOC112234387 isoform X2 has product MLKTLTKKLRRHSLNEIHPFQFKISYHCSGEGGESDDSEGENQELAQIDRERRRNGGLTPLATSQQHNQGPLSPACLCHLHLLLDPTLDHHSSEEELERISRGVGDGKKWMLHHHHVEHHSSASSDEEVRDLFGCGPVVAALEPGTCLEASPSPVLFSSSPPRSLKPPPPIRLQFQVVQPAARPIILTHFDQSAVPYTKHRHSYGGEVGRPSLDLEKMQQKMLLKKNCGGKTRNIKIRVCLDNAMENTRPSLVSFVSPWPYA; this is encoded by the exons ATTTCCTACCATTgcagtggggagggaggagagagcgacgATTCCGAGGGGGAGAACCAGGAGCTTGCACAGATTGACAGAG AGAGGCGGCGGAACGGCGGCCTCACCCCTCTGGCCACCAGCCAACAGCACAACCAGGGTCCCCTCTCCCCGGCATGCCTCTGTCACCTACACCTCCTTCTAGACCCAACTCTGGACCACCACTCTTCCGAAGAAGAGCTGGAGCGAATCAGCCGCGGCGTTGGAGATGGCAAGAAGTGGATGCTGCACCATCACCACGTCGAGCACCACAGCAGTGCCTCCAGCGACGAGGAGGTGCGGGACCTGTTCGGCTGTGGTCCGGTGGTGGCGGCCTTGGAGCCTGGGACTTGCCTGGAGGCCTCCCCCAGCCCAGTGCTCTTTAGCTCCAGCCCGCCTCGCAGCCTCAAGCCCCCACCGCCCATTCGGCTACAgttccaggtggtgcagcctgcTGCTAGGCCCATTATCTTGACCCACTTTGACCAGTCAGCGGTTCCCTATACGAAGCACAGGCACAGCTACGGGGGAGAGGTTGGGAGGCCGAGTCTGGACCTGGAGAAAATGCAACAG AAAATGCTCCTTAAAAAGAACTGTGGTGGGAAAACACGGAACATAAAGATTCGG GTTTGTCTCGATAATGCCATGGAGAACACAAGACCTTCCTTGGTGTCCTTTGTTAGTCCATGGCCATATGCTTAA